The sequence AAAAAAACAAAGGAACCAATGCATAAAATGAAAGCAGTAGAacccaagaaagaaagaaaaaaagaaaaccgcGAAAGAAACAAACAAAAAGAGAATGAAAAGAAATTAACTAGCGAAAACCAAAGATGTGACCAAACAATAAAAATTAAATTATAATAATATTTTAAGGAAATCATACATTGAAAAACATTTTTAGAAATTTAACAAAAATAAATTTAAAAGAGAAGTAAAAGGTCGGGCCgtagttgcaagtcgagggtgcgACTGCAATTGGGACAAAAAATGGTCAGGCCCTAGTTATGAGTTGAGAGGGAGactgcaactaggacaaaaaaaaggTCAGACATCAGTTGCGATTcaagggtggacatgcaactgaAACAAAAAAAAGGTCGGAGCAGAGTTGCGAGTTAGGGTGGACTTCCAGCTAGGACAAAAAATTCTCTatgcctagttgcgagtcgagggttgacttgcaactaggaaaaAAACATTGGTTCAGTTGTGAGTCGATGATGAaattgcaactaggacaaaaaattcTCAGGGCCAAGTTGCGAGTCGaaagtggacttgcaactaggaaaaaAATTGGTTCAGTTGCGAGTCAACGGTGGACTTGAAACTAGGACAAAACAATTCTCAAGGCCTAGTTGCGAGtagaggatggacttgcaactaggaaaaaTCTTTGGTTCAGTTGCAAGTCcacgatggacttgcaactgggacaaaaaaagtgttgagccctagttgcaagtcaacggCGGACTTACAACCGAGACAGAAAAAAGTTcgggccccagttgcgagtcgagggtgggatTGCAACCAAACAAAAAAGATAgggccctagttgcgagttgattaTGGACATGCAACTGAAAAAAAGGCTGGACCTGGTTGCAGTCGAGTGTGGACTTGCAACTATAAAAGGTAGgaccccagttgcaagtcgagtGTGGACTGGCAACTGGAAAAAAGGTCAGGCCTTAGTTGGGTGTCGAGGGTGGATTTGCAATTATGAACTTGCAACTGGAACAAAAATATGTTGGGccacagttgcgagtcgaggatggacttgcaactgaaaCAAAAAAAAGTTACAGACcccagttgcgagttgagggtggatTTGCAAATGAGACAAAAAAATGACGAGGCCCAGTTACAAGTCTAGGGTGTGATTTCAACCGGAACAAAAAAAGATCGGACCCAGTTACAAGTTGGgagtggacttgcaactgaaaCAAGAAAAAAGACAACCCTTGTTTGGTGGTGAATAATCAATAAGAGGGATAAGAAAAATTCATGGATTTAAAAAagttaaaaataaaaaatggaaaagagaaaaaataaaaataagaaaagatTGATTTGAAAAAGTTTGCGAATTTGAAACACACagatgaaaaaaaaggaaaaaaggaaaaaacacagtCATGAGCCAACTCCAAGACCAGCGCATGCACTACAGTCGCGAAAGAAAACAAACAACGGCCCAGCCACAACTCGCATCgacctggacacggtggcgcgcgAGACAATGCACCACAAACAAGCACAACAGCGAGACAAACACATTTGCGTGAATCTTAAAGAGGGACAATATCCAAAGGCTCTAGACTTAAATGAGAGATAGCTACAGATGTGAAATAGCAAAACTGATAAAGAAAACAACCCGATGAGAGCACTAGCGCACGAGGCACATCGACAGAAGCGTGTGGTGTACAATTTAGATGTGACATAATCAATCATAGTTTGATCGCGTCGCATACTACCACGCATAGAGGGACATGTGTATAGCTGCATAGTTAGTATATAATGAAaacacaacaaaagaaagaaaagtAACAGTAGCTTTATAAACAAAACACATTCGGAAATGCATAgaaaacacaaacaaaaaataaaacaagactAAAGTAACATTGCGACCGTTTCCCCATTACTACCACACCACAGGAACcgctcaaaatgaaaaaaagaaaagaaaaaatgacacCCGGCCGAACATACTACAAAAGCCCACTACACAAATCgatgaagaaaaaagaaaaaaaaacgcccACACAAAGCAGCGCCGGAGGCTTGCTCCGTGGTAACAACAAACAAGAAACGCGACAACTAGGTACGTGGAGGTTCCGTTTCCAAAGAAACTACGTACGTAAATGCAAAAAAACACGAATCTTGATATGTACATCTAACGCCTAGATATGTGATATTTCATATCTAGCAAAGCTGTTCTTTATAATTTCACGGCATGGAAGATATTTCGGAGTCCGTTTGGCCCGGAGATATTTTCTTGCATGCAGCTCGGACGCCACAGCGACCTCTGACACGTACGTAATGTAAGATTGAGCTGAAGAGGAGAGAAAGCATTGGAGCCAGATAAGTTTTAGACAGCACAGCACCGTGCCGAAGAAGTGAGAGATGGTAATTAGCTGCAAGAGCGTCCTTTCTATAGTGTATTGGCATGAACAAGCTTACAAGCATGAGTTGACGGACGGCCCGAAGCAACCCCAATATTGATATTACGGTTGTTGCCGAACACTTGTCAGGAGGCTCGAGATATTTGCTGGATCCAGGAGGAGACAAGGGAGGGCGCCGATTGACAAAAGTACATGGGGCGTGCCCCTTTTCCTCCCAAAATCAAAAGGAGGTTCAGCAGACGCGAAATATCCACGGAATGAGAAGTCTATCCTTTGCAACAGCATGGCAGAGCGCGATGGTGCTGCCGCCAGTGACGGGTCCAGGGCAGAGCCATTGGTGTCTGTCAGTGTCAGTTGacaccaaaaaaggaaaaaaagaaatgtATAAGAGCATCTCAAATCAGATTTTAATGACACCATTAATTGGCATGTTATGGCAAGTTTATTGTACTTTGATGTTTGCCGACCCATTTTTCCTGGCTTGGTCCCATTCTCCCGGTGGCAGGCCCGCGGCGGCGCCAGAGCCCGGAATGGGGGGTATGCGGCTGCTCGATCGGCTCACGATCTGCTAGCGTTCGATCAGGTTACGGCGTCCTCCTGCTCCCACCCGCACCGCACGTCGCAGTGTCGTGCGCACGTAGTAGCAGTGGAGTCTGGGAGTACACGAAATCCATCCACTCTTTTCGGCAGCTTCCCACGCCATGCGACACACGCACGCACGAGAATCCGTCGCCTCCTCCTGCCCTGCCCCGACAACGACACGACGCCGTTTGTAAATTCTAGTAGTACTAATCGGTTTCCATCGTTCGGACGGCGTGGACACGACGCCATTTGTAAATTCTAGTAGTACTAATCGGTTTCCATCGTTCGGACGGCGTGGACACGACGCCATTTGTAAATTCTAGTAGTACTAATCGGTTTCCATCGTTCGGACGGCGTGGACAACGACACGACGCCGTTTGTAAAACGTCCGGCCTGATACGGCCCAGGATACGGCGGGCTCGAGGTCACCTCACCTGCTGGAAGAGGAAGAATAATCGGCCCCGATGCCAGCCCTGGGATCTCACGCACGTCCGGCCACCGGCAGCTTTTCCGGCACGCCGGTGCGCCGCTCCGCGGGGCCGGGGAGCCCGACGGCCAACCACGTGTCCGAGTGCGCTGCCAGCGACGGGCGAACCGCCGACCGTGTAGCGTGTACGCTCGTACGCTTCCTCCCGTGCCACCCCGCCTCGCCTAGGAGGAGCGGGGGTAAAAAGGCCGGAGAGGGATTGTAATTGACTCCCGATGGTGTCGCCTAGCTGCTCTGCCGTCGGCCCGACCGAGTGGCTCGTGCGCCGCGTGGTCGCTTGCGTCCGGAGCGCGCGTGGAGGCGTGGCGTCCGGATAGAAAGCGGTGCAAGTTGCAACTGTTCATCTGAATCACTTTGCTTTCTCTCAACAACAAAAACTtgaggggttgtttggttctaggcctagcattgccacactttgccacacattgttgccaagcttgcctaaggttagttcatcaaaatgaaagccacaagttggcaagcctaagggaatcttgccacattttttatgtGTATGCTATGTGCGGCCCAAGTggggcttgcctaagatgtggcttgaaccaaacactcacttaagttggtcaaacttgcctaactttaggtgtggcaatctttggcaaagttagtcacaaaccaaacaggccCTGAACCTCTTGTTGGCATCCGACATATTGTACAATATTGTTCGTGCATCTTTTCGAAAGGATTGTTAACTGGATTTTGGATGCCTGGCTGGATCCCGGATACACAGAAGGTACTACCTTTGGACTTTGGAATGGTCGCTGTCAGTGTCCCCTGGGGTCCGGTAATGACTAATGAGTGCCTTGTTGGTTTGGCCggtgcatccatccatccattatCGTCatggagagaaaaaagaaaagggccaCCGTCTCAGACGCTCGGTGCAACGCAGGCCAACCGGAGCCGTGGACGTCTGACCGGACATGGTAATCAAGCACGTTTTTACCGTCGCTGCATGTAGACACTGCAAGACCTTTCACCATCCCAGACCGTAGATTGTCGTTGCCATAACGCTACCGACCTTGTAAaaactcctcttcttcttcgcgggTGATGGTAAATACTCTTCCCCGACCAAGAGTAAAAGAAGAATCTAGAAAGGAATTCAGAGAGGGAAGAACAATCCAGAAACAGAAGAAGGGTATTAACCCTAGTCCGCCGGAGCACCTCAGCCTCAAATAAAATAATTTAAGAATCATTTCCGTTGAATGATCGCACATGAGATCGCTGGGCAACGCAGGCATTGAACAGCGCATCGGAACGTTTCTTTCATCACCTGGGCACGAAAAGACCTTCTTGCGTGGCTTCTCTTCCTTTTCCTGCCATTTTCTCGGAAGGGCGAGTTTCGACAATTGACTTATTCTAAGAGGCACTGTGGGCTAATTAAAACAGTCCTCTGGAGCAAGAATTGAGATAACATTTGCAAACGTGTGACCTATCTAGGCTGTTTTTATGTGAAACGGCGGTGAGCCGATACGACATCTTGGAGACATTTGAATTCAACTTGCAGGGAGACAAGACAGAGCCAAGAGATTAGAGCACCTACACGTGGACTTCTTCGGGTTTGTTTACAAGATAGGGCATGTGGCCTCATGATTCGCTTTGTCTTTCTAGCGATGGACAGGATGTTCGCTAGCCTCCGACTACTTATAAGATGTCCTATATAATTGGTGAAAGATTCTGTGCCTAGGGTGGTTCGGATATTGGTACGGGCATGCAGCTACATCCGGTGTCTTGTGGAACTAACGGACAACAGTTTTCAGGTTTATTATTAACAAGTTCTTCGGACATGAACTTCATGATGATCCATGAGACCATGAAGCAACCAAAGCATCAAGTTGTACAACTGCTACACGAAATAAATAGAGTCCAGAGCACGTCAACATTGTTACAACAACGTCGGTACTACCAAAATCTTGTGGTTTGTTAATCCTATGTATAGGATTAAGTGGGCATGCCACTTCAATTTTGTATTTTCTTGTTCCTGCGTTTTAAAAATCTTGTGAATCAATGAGGCTATACATCTCTAGACTCTAGGGATCGCATTCCTTCGCCTAATATGCAACTAGGATTGGGCAGAAAACTAGCTTCAAACCTGCTAAGGTTCTACCAGTTGGGCCACTTGATAATTTGATAGCAAGGATGGAAAGGGTGAGCTAAGACCAGGCAGCAAATCTAGTTAATCTACATGTAGCAAAGAGGCACACAGTAACCTGAGAAAGAAGAAGGATTGAGTTTACTTGTAAAACATTCTGATGGTAACACTCCCCCTGTCTGCACCGCATGGCATTATCCGGCAAAAGGAGATTCCCGGTTGAACCCCTACTCCGCTGTACGTAGACCACGTCGGCCTGCTCAATCCTAATCCTCTCCGGCACGACTTACACGGCGTCGAATGCGATGATTATGCACAAAGGCTGCGTGCACTTCTACTGTTACCACACAAGGGCCAACAAAGAAGCAACATCCGTAGTTTACTCTAGCCGAATTGTACACTGCTTAAGATAATTATGGTTACATGTGTCTATTCCCAAAATGACTACATATGGTTCATGTGTGTAAAATTTACGATATTCATATTCTTGCCAGTCTACACAATTATATCGGCTCCCGACAAAATAAGCCAACGTGTTTTTTTCTCTATAGCCATGACTAATCTAAACTGTATTAATCTGCACTACCTACTAAAGTAAGCAAAATTGACTGCAAAAAAAGTAAGCGAAATTCTGTTTTGGCTTTGGACTACTGTGGAACTTCTATCATGTTTACTCGGTAAAACGGAGTAACGTATAATTTTGACCGGTAAAACGGGTGTGCTACCTTGAATTTCGCCTATTTCTTAAAGATACAGGTAGTAACAACTCGGGTGTTTATAAGAAAAAATATTCAGCTTACCAGGCCGTTCTCTTCTTCTGTGTTTGTTGATCTTGAAACTTCCAGTCCCTAGAGCAACTCACTCTACTTTTCACCAGAACGGCTTGCACAAAGTCCAAATTGGAATttcccaaggtgaatggtttagcTAAAAGGCCCTGCGCTTTCTGTCAATTTTACTTCAGGTACGGTTCGACCAGTCGTTCACTCGTTCCTGCAAATTGAAGCAACTGTTACACGGTCAGGGCTTAAAAAAAGGCTAAAGGCAGCTGTAGCATAAACCCACGGCGACAGTAGCGCAAAACCACGTACACTAAACCGAATTAACCTGCGAAGTTGAATAGTCAATTTAATCATCCTAGCCTACGTCCGATGGTCCACCCCGGGACAAACTTTTCACCATATAAACGCGAACCCGCGGTTCGATTTGGTATATGAAACCGCGGTGTGACATGCCCGTCACTTTGATCCACCCATGTTCTTTCCCACGAAGAAGGTTTGAGTCAACTCCATGAATGAAAACCTACGTCGTGTCGCTGGTAGAAACTCAGGTCCGTTGGGAGGGAGGGGCGAGCCGTTCgcgccaccaaccaccaccaccacattcccTTCCCTCCCTTGCCCTGTTTGCTCCATCGCAGTCCTACGGTAGGGTCGAGGCCCGCACTCCACACTTATATAAAGGCCCGGCCGGCCACTCCATCCTCCACCCAAGCCGAGACCCGCCTTCTCTTTCTCTCCACTCCTGCTCACCTGACCTTCTCCCGCGCCCGAGCTCCCCTGCATTCACAGCCCCCGGGTGGCGGGAAACATTCTTGATCCTACACGATATTGATATACGCGGAGCTTCTCCGTTCCTGCCATGGCCGCGAAATCTTGGAACCCGTTCTCGTGCTGCGTCGCCGGTGGCAGAGtggcggacgacgacgacgactgcaGGCGGCGGATCGGGCGGAGGGGGAAAGGCTGCCCGAGGTCGTCGTCGAGGATGTCGTTCAAGAGCCTCAGCTCGTCGGGGACGCTGTCCCCGGAGGACCTGTCGATCACGCTGTCCGGCTCCAACCTGCACGCCTTCACCTACGCCGAGCTCCGTGCGGCGACCGGGAGCTTCTCGCGCGCCAATTACCTCGGTTGCGGCGGCTTCGGCCCGGTCTACAAAGGCGACGTCGACGACAAGCTCCGACCCGGGCTGGCCGCGCAGCCCGTCGCCGTCAAGTACCTCGACCTGGACTGCGGCACGCAGGGCCACAAGGAGTGGCTGGTGAGTGCGAAACAGAGTGCAATGCACGCGCCAGCAGATCAATTTCGAAGCTTGGTCAATGAACAGCTAGCTTACTATGTGGCTTGCTCTTGCAGGCTGAGGTTTTCTTCCTTGGGCAACTGAGGCACAAGAACCTGGTGAAATTGATCGGCTACTGCTACGAGGACGAGCACCGGATGCTGGTCTACGAGTTCATGAGCGGCGAGAGCCTGGAGAAGCACCTCTTCAAGAGTGAGTTACTTCTTCACTGCTTTCTGCTGTCAATTGATCATTCTGAGGATTAGTGATACGTTTGGTGGTTCTCGAGACCAGCAAGATAAAGAAATGTGTTAATTTGGAAATCTGGGCACGTACGAGTGCCATCTGGTCCATCAGTGATGAGCTGTTCTTGTCCCCTGAAGTTTCTTTTCTCTTAGTCAAGAGGATAGCTGAGCTGCTCTCTGCCTTCCAAAAGAACAACACACACTTTCTCTTTTTAAAATCAGATGAATGTGGATATTGGATATTTACTAAAAAGGGATACTGGATATTTTGGATTAAAAAACTATTTATCCTACCAACTTCCTGGTGCTTGCAAGTTACTACAACTCTTGGTCAACGTGGAGGAGGAAACTGACCTGAAACATCCTACCATCTTCAGGTACCAATGGCTCTCTCCCGTGGATGACAAGGATGAAGATCGCTGTCGGCGCGGCCAAGGGCCTTGCCTTTCTCCACGATGCCGACCCGCCGGTGATCTACCGCGACTTCAAGGCCTCCAACATCTTGCTCGACTCGGTAAGCCACCCGTAACTTCAGACTTTCTGTAAAGTAAAGAGGCAGTTTTGAAAAGGATTGTCATTTGGGAACTGTAGTAGTGGTTTCCAGCAAATGGGATCGAACACAACTTCACACCTCTTATGCTGGAATTACTACAAAAGTGTCTGAAAAACCAAATATAATTTGATCTCAAATCTTAATTTCCAACCTTTAGCTTTTGACCAGTTGAACCATCCAAGATGCCATGTTTCTGAACTTAGCTGGCCCAGTGTGTTATGGGCAGCTCTGACCTGACTGAAACTCTGAAGATTCTTGGATGAATGCCAAATCTGAGGAATCCAATTAATTGAGATACATTTAGCAATCAATGTCAGTTCACTGAAACACCTACAGATTAGTAATTCACGAACAGTAGTACAATTGTGCACATATATTTACCTTACATCTACTTTGAACAAATTGTTCAGCTTGTAACGCATTGTATTTCTCTTCGTGCTATTTCCCTAACAAAATTTCAATGCTTGATTTCAGGATTACAACACCAAGTTGTCCGACTTCGGGCTGGCCAAGGATGGGCCTCAGGGCGACGCGACACACGTGACAACACGTGTCATGGGGACGCATGGTTATGCAGCGCCAGAGTACATCATGACAGGCCACTTGACCGCCAAGAGCGATGTATATAGCTTTGGTGTGGTGCTCCTGGAGCTCCTCTCTGGGCTGCGATCAGTGGACCGTGCACGGCGACTCAGGGAACAGAACCTGGTCGAGTGGGCTAGACCATACCTCAAGCGCTCTGACAGGTTGTATAAAGTCATGGACCCAGCTCTCGAGTGCCAATACTCATGCAAAGGCGCCGAGGTGGCAGCACTGGTGGCATACAAGTGTCTCAGCCAGAACCCAAAGTCTAGGCCCACCATGAGGGAGGTGGTCAAGGCCCTCGAGCCCGTCCTCGGCATGGAAGACTTCTTCCCTGTGGGCCCATTTGTGTTCACAGTCATTGTGGAGGAGGACAAGGTAGTGGACATGAAGGTGGAGGTCGAGGAGAAGCACCAGCACCCACGCCAGAACCATCAAGACAGGCACCGGCAGAAGTACCCCGACTCAGCAATCCATGCCGGCATTGTGCTCCGCCGCGGCGATGGGCTCATTACCGGATTCACCGGTGCACAGCGGCGGTAACAAAGGTCGTCGAGCTACAATCGGGAGAGGGGGGCATAGGACTAAGGTAGGGAAGTGCGTAGGACAGAATGGTATGTACATATCATAGAGATGTGATACAATGTCACATCGGTTTGTTTGTTTCGGATTTGTGGAttgtgtttcttttcttctttatagTTTTTGGAAAGGTCTCAGGGGACTTAGGCCCACCTTTCTTCTTGATAGTGACAATGGGTGTTGGATAAATATAGGGATGCAAAACAGTGTGACAAAAGTCCGGTTTTGATTTTCTCAAGGATTGTTGTTCAAGATGTTTTTTTAGAATCAccgggaggggggtggggggagttcccccacctgaatatattactcaaagtgGCCAAAATGCCTGAGGActgatccagtttataaggaaaaccggatCAAAAACCTAAACAAATTGACCCTGTTTATGAGGGAAACCGTGCCGAAAACCAAAATGCCAGAGGAGTGATCAAGATGTTGTTTACAAATCAATGGTCTAGTTCAAAGGGATGCCCAATGCTTCTTTCATTTGCATAAATTTTGGTTCAACATCGTCCATTGTTTGCAAATGaaatgagtatttgaaaaaatTGATATGCAGGGCTTTTGTGATTCTTTAAGAAAGTGAAATGTGTACTTGAAAAAATTGCATGCAAGGCTTTTGTGATTctttaagaaaatagaaaaaacaatGCAACATGAAACTACACTGTGACAAGTTAATGTTGATGGTGTTAGTTAATACTTAATACTGGCAAGCTGGACCGAGCACATGTTTATCAGTAAATATAAATGCTGGGGGATGGGCAAGTACATGTGACCTGACATATTGAAGGTTGACACAAAAGGACTAAGGTCAAGTCAACATCAGCTTTGCAATAATAAGCTTCAACTGTGAAACTGTACAGAAGAACGTTTGGCAAGCTAGCTACATGACAATAGATTAACTGAAATGCATGTTTCTTTAAATTAAGTCTCACCCGTCCAGCTGAGACAAGAGATAACCCAATAGGAATGCAACCACCAGAACTGAAGGTTTGTTACGCATCTGTTTACAAGATATACATAAATCATCAGTATCTGATAGGACATCAATCTTAATGAATCATATATGCAAAAACTATAATTGAGAAGCCTTGAGTTGAAAAAAGAACTGCAAATAAATTTTGAAGAGAATTTTGGGAGCCCATCATCGGAGCATCTGGAAACCAAGACCAAGGCAAGGAGTACTCCAAATGTTCAATATCACATCACCTATATAGCACTCATACAACAGAATCATTTGTAGAATATCATGTTTCTGCTCTAATCAGGAACGTCCAGAGAAAACAGGGGATGAAAAAAAATACAAGAGTCGTGCACAATCTCTGATGTACTTGTCATGCCAAGCTCCATGTGATTTGGCATTGTTTTCGTCTTCAGAATAACATATAGAAAATGACACATAACAGAATGAAGTGAAAACCTAAGTGTACACCATTATCACCAGACAATGATGCCATCAGATACCCAATCAAGTAAAAATCTGACAGATATGCAAATCAATAGGAATCAAACTGCAGGATTGATTGCACAAGGATGATTCTGTAGGATGCGAATGCAAGGTGTGAACAGAATGCCATGAGCAATTTTCCTTAAAAGTGCAATTGATGAGGCTAGTTAGTCTCAGGTGCCAGGATTGGATCATGAAACAGAGGATCAGAAATGCATTCCAAGTATACAAGTGGCTCATTCATTAAAACATGACCATAAGTAGGAATGCACTAAATTTGCCGCCCTGATGTCCTGATGCATCAAACTTAGAGTTCTTCGTGGTTCAGAAAGAACAGATACGATGTTCTTCTGTGATAATATAGCTCAATCAAGAAAATTGTTGCTACAGAATGGAAGGTTCAATCTTTAAATATTAACTCCAGCAGCTTTACAAAAAAATATGCGATATGTATCTAAGTCGGGGCTTATGACCAGGGTGCTTCATTGTTGTACATACAAAAGTCGAACTTCTGATAACACTGTCAATGTGATAAAGAGTGAAAGCACAAAGCAATTGTACATATTTATTAAATTTAAACAGACATGTTGAAGGAGTGAGATCACACGTAGAGCATCCCAGTTCATACAGGATACAAACTGTCTGTACGTGTAGAGAACTTCGGTTGTAGCCAGTAACTTAAATGCATGAGGCACTTTCATACCGGAAGGACCTATACCTATTGTGCTATTAGACATCATCTACACAGAAGCACTTTTAGTTACGATGGCTATTTGTACTGGTGATATATTTATTGATATAGCAAATGGCACAGCTTAGTGCAATTGgaaagattttagcaacttatttTATAGCTTGACTTCTAGTGAGGAACATTATAAAGTTGGTACCTTAAATGCTAAAGTGATCTATGCATCATCATTCTGAAACAGCATTACTGTTCTTGGAGTTAAGAGCTTGTCTAGGCTACACTGTATAAGGAGTAGAATAATTACTATGTGTTGACCTTGAAGTTTCACTTAGGTATGGAAAAAACAAACGGTTATAAGATATCACATGCATACTTCTTATAGATGCTATGAAAATCGAAACATTTATCTTCAGAGTAATTTGTGCCATCTCCCTATG comes from Triticum aestivum cultivar Chinese Spring chromosome 5B, IWGSC CS RefSeq v2.1, whole genome shotgun sequence and encodes:
- the LOC123111957 gene encoding serine/threonine-protein kinase RIPK is translated as MAAKSWNPFSCCVAGGRVADDDDDCRRRIGRRGKGCPRSSSRMSFKSLSSSGTLSPEDLSITLSGSNLHAFTYAELRAATGSFSRANYLGCGGFGPVYKGDVDDKLRPGLAAQPVAVKYLDLDCGTQGHKEWLAEVFFLGQLRHKNLVKLIGYCYEDEHRMLVYEFMSGESLEKHLFKSTNGSLPWMTRMKIAVGAAKGLAFLHDADPPVIYRDFKASNILLDSDYNTKLSDFGLAKDGPQGDATHVTTRVMGTHGYAAPEYIMTGHLTAKSDVYSFGVVLLELLSGLRSVDRARRLREQNLVEWARPYLKRSDRLYKVMDPALECQYSCKGAEVAALVAYKCLSQNPKSRPTMREVVKALEPVLGMEDFFPVGPFVFTVIVEEDKVVDMKVEVEEKHQHPRQNHQDRHRQKYPDSAIHAGIVLRRGDGLITGFTGAQRR